The genomic region cgattccaaaagcatatagttcacaattaaatatgctagtacaaaattcacacaaccatggttaaccaatcgtacaaaggaatggtactcgaatttcccatcggtgttcataacaaccgttagcgtacaacaacatatatcactaacccttggcggaacgacaacacatatccgttcataaaaccgttagtgtacaacgacatatatcactaactaggacaacacatattcgTTCATAAaagtcgttagtgtacaacaatatatatcactaactcggacaacacatatccgttcttagaaaccgttagtgtacaacaacatatatcactaactaggacaacacatatccgtccctacaaataaatacattataaacatacatgtatacttattccactcaccttaacaccaagatgatgcttatgcacttccgaaagcttcaaagtaaagtacctaatacattaagtacacattcaatacacaacttgtggaactaaccacattacttacacttgagcatttaatgacccaattgcattaaataactcaattaCGCCAACACCGCCCTTAAATGGCCTAGACTcatcttaaatcactaaagctagtgatttaaattctactaactctaactaacacaaacttagggtaattcatacccatttcacccaattaggtcaattaTTACCTATTTGACcactttaaggtcaacacacccatttcggttaCTAACAAACCCcaatacacccattcactttaaacactaagtgtgctagtgattaactaccaTTTAAGACCCATAACCACCAATTAAcaccttgaaaccctaggttagtcattcttgagtcttcatgactcaatcttacccaagaacacccaaaatcaccaattatgggttttatgttcttcatttacacaaaccctaacccatacataattcaaagtaaggaaatcaaagttagaacataccactacaaccaaaatgtagctagtggttagatgaacaactttaatacacgcgctttgacccgaaatcaacttcttcctccttgatttaagctttctctctctcaaatgggtttctcactctagaactttaaTTTGGAGAGGTGAAGTGGTTGGCGATAATGTtaagtgtgtttcaaccaccaAACAACTGGCCACTAAAGCCCCAAACTCGTCCTCATGTGATTTTACCAAAAATCCCTTCTAAAATATCCAATTAACTGAAACAGAATCTGCCAGCTGGAAAGGGTGCGCGACGCGCTCCCTTACATGTGCGCGGCGTGCACAGTGGTCTGGTCAGTCACTGACCCCAGTTTAATTACACAATGTCACCCACACTTAAATATCATATTTACatctctgtacaataaatattagggtcttacaatcctaaatgtatctaagtgtattttaggattacaagtcattactagttaaccttaagagtattgttcctcatttagccttaattaatcactaagtcatttctaataacaattaatgttctagtgacattggcttaagtgtgttggtacttgatgatcatactaaggatatctagataagaattaagatcacaagttattgattaacacttatgtgttatgcctaattttggttaatttgtcattacgatgtcattaggcgtaattaatcacaattagtgtttttatgaccaaaactcaattgagtatcgaaagggcatctattctaagcatgttgagaaaggtttgatgaattatagatgtcgggaactagtcaaactttatttggacaaaatcggtaacagagaaaactgcggtcgcactgcggttgaccgtggtggcgaccgtgcaacttgttttcataaaactgcgttgcaattcagtttggggtttcacggttggctatgcggtcgaccgtacctcgaccgtgtgtttagctaaacttttaatttcattctttaacctatgtttgacttggtcgtttgcaagataaagtatggattagtgaccttgcgtgttttatgttaagatgtcagtcatcacttatgcatatgtatgtgtcatcttCAAAATATATTCTTTGtttaatcatcatacttaagtttgtcgtttagttcattaaccaacattcaaccaacatgtacaatatagTTTATGGGTTCTTTTGTCATTTTGTTTCATTGTTTCAAAAAGCAAATCCCATACATAATTATTGTTTTGATTTTATTTTTCGGTTTGCTTAAAATATAGATGATTCACTTACCTATATTTTTTCAAGATTATATATAGTATAGTTTATGGGTTGTTTTTTCATATTACTATATTGAtgtttttgattttgtttccaCGTTTGCTTGTCCAAGTGACCAAAGCATAGCATCGTGGTGTCATTTCAGGACTTTAACATTTTGAGTAATTAGGATTTGAAGTATTATGTGAGATTGTGAGAATTTGGAtgattagtatatatatttatggtaTGTTTTGTGGACATCTAAAATCCAGCATGTAAAACATATATTATACAAATAACTGTTTCAAATTTTATCATTGAAGGTATCTCTCTTTTAGTTAATAAAGTATGTTAATATGTTAATGTTATTAGTCTCTATAAAAACAAAAATCCTGAACTATATTTCGTAGTACatcatcaatcaatcaatcaaataTAAACAATAAAACTAAGAACAAACAGACCTTCAACTACAGTTAGTAAGGAAAATGTGAATTGCAGATTTACACTTCAATTGATAGGAATAATACCCAAACAAACATGCAGTATGAAATAATAATAAATAGGTTAATGTAAAAGAAACACCTATCACAAATATATACAAAATAGCAAACCCGTATCAACAAAAATTAAAAACCCCAAATTGAAAACATAACAACAGTCATTCTAAAACTTATACTTGAAATACATTTGAAATCCCCAAACTTTGGCAACAAAAATTATAAAAAATGCTACTTTCATCGATTAACATGAAGCCTAGTTAGCAGGTATCCAACGTTGACGTTGTAATCTTCAATTTCAAAATTTTAGCAACACACCATTCACCGAAAACGTAAATAAAGAACAATATAACTTGCTACTTTCAAATAGAAGTATTGAAATCTACTAATAATTAAATAAGGTGAGACAATTATCTTGCACAATAATTAGGTAAACATATTCTCATTTTCCCACTACCATAATTATTGTTACTTTACAATTTACCAACATTGTTCTTGCCTGTACACAACTAATAATGCACGTAATACAACTAAATTTTCCGACCCACACCCATGAATGAATAGTTAATTGCAGTGTACGATTAAAAAAATAataacttcttattattattattattattattattattattattattattattattattacgctaTATATCATTAAAAAACATTGCATTAGTGCCTAATTTTATCTTTCTTATATAAATTCAATTTAATTAATTAAGCAGTAGTAGTCAGCTGAGTATAATACTATTCTGTTATCGCAGTTTTTTAAATTTGATTAGAGTTAGAATAGATAGAATGTGGTGCGGATGGGGATTGAATTTAGTGGTGGATTGGGGTGTGGcaatttttatttaaatcaataaatTTGAGGCGTTTTTTTTTTGTGCCACGTTGGATTGGATGTGTAATATTGGGAATTTTAGACATATTgagtgtgaactttacaacatgtATCTTATTACATGTTCTGCTAATGAATTATATAAATTGAATATAATTGTTTGTTGACAGGTTACATCGTATACATACTCTTACGTCTGATGAAAAAACCCAATTGTATATGGTTCTTGAGTACCTTGACGTGGATTTGAGTAAATACGTGGATTCTTGTCCAAAGTATTCAGTGGATCCTCGGCTTGTAAAGGTAACTATGTGATTCAACGTAGTTAAATATTTTGTGGTTTGTGCGAAGTGATAGGTATTTAATTTTTGTGCTTTAACTTTCATCAGATGTACCTACATCAAATATTGTGTGGAGTGGCCTATTTTCATGATCATGGAGTGGTGCATAGAGATCTAAAGCTTGAAAACGTGTTGGTAGATCGTAAAGCCAATGTTGTCAAGGTTGCAGACTTTGGGTTGGCCCGGGGCTATGCTGCCTCTGGCCAACGTTATACGCCTAACGTAAGTAAATGCTTTTAAAGCTTTTGTTCATTATTTAACACATGACTATAACATTTATACTTTTTAGCCACTTCTACTCACTTATCTGTCATCACTCTCTTGCTCTGCCACCATTTGGACTCAATATTTATCTGTTTCTAATGATATTTACATAAGAGATAATAATGTTACAATGATTAACTATCATTATTGTACATGTCACTTCAATCGTTGAATATATTTTTCCAGGTGGGGACACGTTGTTATAGGGCCCCAGAAGTTCTTATTAACGCGGACGCTTATACTACTTTTGATGTGTGGTCAATTGGTTGCATATTTGCTGAGATGGTGAATCGGGAACCGCTTTTTAAAGGAAAATCTGAGATTGACGTGTTGCTTTGTATTTTCAAGTAATGTATTCTGTTTTGTTTAGTTGGTTGCATGTGCACTCTTTTAATAAATATTCATGTCGTTTTTTTTATTCTTTCTTTATAGAATGATGGGAACTCCAAACGAAGATACATTGCCCGGAGTAACTTCTATTTCTTTTATCGATTCAACGTTTCCAACAAAGGTGATGAATTTTCCATGTAGTCCTTCTTAATGTGCGATGTTTATGATCTGTGTTAGTGGTTCTTAAAAAAAACTAACTGGGCATCCGTTACTTTTAGGACCTTGAAACTGCGGTTCCAGATCTTGATGAACATGGCCTTGATCTCTTACGCGTAAGTGTTCAGACTAATTGCAACTGCTGAATTTGTATCCAACGTTATTATATGTTctgtaattgtttaattattgaaaGTCTTGGTTACAGAACCATTTATGGGCTTTTTTATTTTCAGAAAATGCTTTGCGTGGACCCACACGAAAGAATTACAGCAAAGGATGCACTGAAGCATGAGTACTTCAACGATATTAGGTTTGCCATAAATCATCATTTCTGTTAGTGACTCCAGTTATCACCATTATGTTAAACAAATTATTAAGTGTCATTATTAACTTAGTACGTTTAAGATCAAGGATTTGAATTGTCGATGTATTTGTGCTATGAGAAGCTTGATGTCAATTTTTCAAAGGTTCACGAGTGAAGATCAAGTTTCTTCGATCATGTTATTAAAGTTTGGCAAAAGTTTAGGGGGCTATTATTGTCATTTGAAAAAGTTTAGGAGCTATTTTGTGCCATTTTTCATTTTTGAACATGTTATTTATAGTTAACAAGTATCTCTTTTGTAATGGTACAATCAGAGGGGACTGTCTTGCTGGAAGCCTGGAACTGTTAAAATTCTGACCCATTTGGTTGATGCAAGTCTGTTGAAACAATCAGGCAAGTTAGATTAATAGATTTTGAGTGAAGCTTGAGGTTAATTGCTTTTACTGAATGATATGAACCTAAAACATTGTGCAGGTTCATTCGATCAGGACTGTTTTAATTCCACCATCCCTTGATTCTTACATCATTGTCGTTTATTGCTTTTTGCTTCTTTAAGTTTATTTATAAACTATTTGTGAATTCAGTTAAGCCCACATGAGAGTAATCATCgatgttttctttttttttcagCTAGACAACATTGAAGAAACTTGTGTTATGGGAAGAAGACAACGGACTACTCGTCAGATTGATAATTACACAGAAGGCTAGTATAATCTCGGAGTTTAGATtacattataattataatgttTTGTCATTATTGTCTACTTTGTTACCTTGGGTTACTCTAATAGTTTTACTAGTACAAATTAGATTCTTACAAATGTTGGTGTTATTATGTACCAATATCTTTATGTATACAGTAGTTGAACTTTAGCAAGTTGGAACGCAGGGGTTAACTTTTTATAttctttattaaaaatataaagaaaatcaTACTTATGGTCATCACTTTCACTTTTAGAATAATAATGAAGTCATATACCTTATCAAGTGAGCTGTATCACAAATATGCTGCTTGATGCTACATTTACATGCCGTTCATTGATCTTTATGTTTCTAACC from Rutidosis leptorrhynchoides isolate AG116_Rl617_1_P2 chromosome 9, CSIRO_AGI_Rlap_v1, whole genome shotgun sequence harbors:
- the LOC139867171 gene encoding cell division control protein 2 homolog A-like, giving the protein MVLEYLDVDLSKYVDSCPKYSVDPRLVKMYLHQILCGVAYFHDHGVVHRDLKLENVLVDRKANVVKVADFGLARGYAASGQRYTPNVGTRCYRAPEVLINADAYTTFDVWSIGCIFAEMVNREPLFKGKSEIDVLLCIFKMMGTPNEDTLPGVTSISFIDSTFPTKDLETAVPDLDEHGLDLLRKMLCVDPHERITAKDALKHEYFNDIRGDCLAGSLELLKF